CCGGATTTGATAAATTTCTTGTATTGGGCATTCGTGACCGGATACTTGTCTATAAGATAAGCGCTTAAGTAAACTTCTCTTTGAGGAAATTCGTTATATAACCGGTCAATCTCGATAGTATGATCAAGGTCTAATAATGTATCGATATCCTTCTTTGTACTTCCCATGAGAAATGGCCCTTCGGGGATAAGTATCATACCGTCGGGAACAGATTGTTTTTCTTCAGGTATTTTAATCATAAGAGATTCAAAACATTTCCGCTAATTTTTTTGATATTATTGCAAGATTTCTATCTTTGGTCAGGTACTCCACCTCGTGCGGGTTTACTTTTAAATCGATAAGTATTTTCCTGATATTTTTCCATCCGGATTCTCTCTTTTTCTCATTGGATTCTAAATATAAATTTGAGACGAGTTCACCTAACTTTTGTATAAGCCGAAGATCTTTATTCTCATAAAAATTCCTGATTACCTTTCTCTGGTATGGCGTATATCCTTTCACATCCTTCTGATCCATCTCATTTCTCCACGTTATCGTATTTCCTTTAAGTTAAAAATAAATCTTCGCTCTTTCTGTAAATGGGCTAATAATTATGAGGCCAACCTCTGCATCAGGGTCTACAGAATAATTCGGGAAATCGTACTTACAGAAAGAATCCTTGAAATGATTGTAGGTTTACCCATATAATAATATCATAATTTTACCTTATTGCAGCAGAAAAAAGAGGTAGTTCTAAAATTTCAGATTAAGAATTAACTAAAAATTTCATGAAGGTGACGTTTCTCGGTACCGGTACCTCTCATGGCATTCCCATGATTGCCTGCAACTGCAAGGTTTGTACCTCTGATAATCCAAAGAATAAGCGGATGCGCACCTCTGTGCTTGTTCATAGTAATAGCTCCAATATCCTCATCGATGCTCCGCCGGAATTAAGACTTCAGTGCATTAAAAACAATGTTACAAAGCTCGATGCAGTGCTCATCACTCATGCTCATGCTGACCATATATTTGGTTTGGACGATATCCGGCGATTCAATATAGTGCAACGTATGGATATGCCTATTTATGGCACGGCCAGTACTCTTGATACCATACGAAATGTCTTCTCCTACGTATTCAATGGAGAACGGGATAGTGGTGGTTTTAAGCCGAGATTTTCCCTGAATGTTATACATGGTAGTGTAAAAATAGGCAACCTTTCTGTTGCGCCTATAGAGGCTATTCATGGCGATGGACAGGTGACAGGTTACCGGTTTGAGAAATTTGCTTACATTACTGATGTCAATGATATCCCTGCCGAATCACTGGAAAAGCTCAGAGGGCTGGATGTGCTCGTATTAGGGGCATTGCGCTATATTCCTCATGCAAAACACTTTAGTATTGAGCAGGCATTGTCTATCGTTGAGAAATTAAGGCCACACAAGGCATACTTTACCCATATGTGCCACGATATCGAACATGAAGAGGCTAATCGTAAACTTCCATCAGGTGTTGAATTTGCATTTGATGGGCTTATGATTGAAGTTTGATTGAAAATTATTATAGAAGAAAGTAATTCCATTTTAACACATTAAAAGGAGATAAGAAATGTTGAAGAAGATTGGTATTATAATGACTTTTATTAGTGTTGTTAGTGTATTCATAGTGTGCGCAGGTTGCCATCACGGTGATCATTGCTGTCAAACAAAATTGCAAAGACCCTTATCTGAATGATATTGTGTTTGGGTTTTAAAAAAAATTCTATTGACAGGTAATTTATTTTTGTTATAGTTTTCACAAAAATTTATATATTTTTCTTTATTGTGAGAATTGTTATTCGTTTGAGATTCCCACCTTCGCTATCAGATAATTGCGCCTTTAATGAAAGTATGGGGCAATAGTGAATGAAATAATTTGATGTCGAATTTAGTTTTTAGAGCATTTTTCCTTTCATCAGAATCAGTCCTGCCTAAGGTTCGTATGAGAATGTATACCTCATTCATACAGTGCATATGCGTATACCTGTCGATTCTTTCTCCTTTTCTTTTTATAAATACCCTTTCAATTGCTGAATCAGGCGAACAGTCTATGCGCAAGGCTGCTATTTTTGTGGAAAATCGGGCTGGCAGCGCCTTTCATGATAAAGTACCTGTGCTGGAGGATTTCATTACCAGTCGTATAACGGAGAAAGGATTCAGTGTACTCAGCCGGGAAGTCGTGATCAATAGCCTGAATAATTATCCTGCACAAGAACCGAAGGGTTCTGATGAAGAGTTAAAGGATTTTATCAATGCCGTGCAGCTTCTGAAAGCCTCATTAACTAAAGATCAAAAAGGTTTGGAGGAGAGGGTATCGGGTGCAGGACTGGACAAACTCCTCAGTAAAGAAACTTCTGTTTTGCGATTAACGCAGATGATAGGTGCAGATTATATCGTTGTGGTTTCCCTGGCTTCCCTTGGCACGGAAAAGAAAGCATTTAAAGGCTACGGGGTGGAAACCATGAATCTCATTACTCATGTACGAATAAGTTATAAGATTCTCGATAGTGTATATGGTGGGACTTTGGTTGCAGATACTGTCAGGGTGAGTAAATCTTTGCGTTCTACAGAAAGCAGCCGCAGCGAGGACAGCGATATGATCAATGGACTATTGGATGATGCGGCAGTTAAGGTTGCAGAAGGTTTAGACAAAAAACACCTTGCCCAACCTCCTCCGGGACGTAACCTTGTTGAAATTACGATTGCTTGCGGGATGCAGGATTTAGCCCAGTTGCCAATAAGCATTCCTGATGTTCGATTGACAGAAAACGGTACCGTGATAATTGAAAAGGACGCATTGGAAGTACAAGCGCTGGATGTTACTGTTGAACTGAATGGAACGGTTATTGGTTCTGCCCCCGGCGTTTTTAAGGTGCCTCAGGGACTCAGTAAAATTCGCCTTTCCCGTGAAGGGTTTAAGGATTGGGAGCGGACAATCAATATCATTGAAGGGCAGAAACTAAAGGTAGCCTTGCAGATGCATGAGACCGGATATGCGCGATGGAAAGATAATACTGCATTTCTCCAGGATTTGAAAAATGGAGAGAAACTGACAGATGCCACAGTCGAATTGATAAAAGGGGGCGCACAGATGCTGAGACAAAGCGGGTTCAATATACATGTCAAAGGGGATTTCAATATAGATCCTAAGAAGGGTAATTCAATTTTTAATCTATCTCGTTAAAAAATAAACGGTATACCTATGAAACTCTTATTAATTGGTAAAATCTTTTTCACCATTTGTACGTTAGCTTTTTTTGCCCCGGCGCTTACCTGGGCGCAAAAGGAGACATTAGGTGTCTCTGCCGTCAAACCTACTCCCGCTCTTGTGCAAGGTGTAGAACGGGCAGGCAAGAGGATTGAAATGGACCGTGTATTACAATCACTGGACGGTCAACTGACCGACTCTATTCATGCGACAAGAAAATTCCAGGTAGTAGGGAGGAGTGATTTAAGTGAAATTTTAAAGGAGCAGGAGTTTGCCAATTCCGGGAATGTTGACTCAAATGACAAATCTGCCGCATTGCAGTCCAAATTAGCCGGAGCGAAATATCTCCTTGTCACAACCGTTGATGATTTTCAGGATTACACGGAGACCGCCACTTTTAAAAGCACTGGCAGAAGCGCTACAAAACGTGTTGTCAGACTTTCTTGTGCAGGTAAAATATACGACTCAACTACGGGGAAATTACTGGAGTCTACGAATTTCCAGATGAGTAATAAAGACATTTCAGAAAATCGGACGTATTCGACAAGGGAGGGTATGGTGGGCGAGGATCTGTTGGTGACAATCGCCCGAGAAATGGCGGGAAAAATCGCTAATCGTGTAGCCGATGTAATTTTTCCGCCCAGGGTGCTGAGTAAGAGAGACAAGCAGGTTACCATCAATCGTGGCGATGGCACTGACGTTGCGGTAGGGCAGGTCTGGAATGTTTTTGCCGTAGGTGAAGAATTAGTTGATCCTGACACGAAAGAATCTCTGGGCAGAGAAGAAGTGCTCATTGGTAAGGTAAAAATCATTAGCATTCTACCTAAGACGTCAACAGCGGAGATTCTGGAAGATTTTGGAATTAACAAAGATACTCTTCTGAGAAAGGCGCAGTAGGGAGTCTCATCACATGGGTATCTATATACAGCGTCATTCATCAGATACGAATCTCCGTTTTCACAGGGACAAGTATGTCATTCCCGCGGAAGCGGGAATCCGGAAAAATACCGGATTCCGGGTCAAGCCCGGAATGACAGACAGTTGTAAACGTATGTCGCCATGTATATCTGGTAAAATAGGAGAATGATGTGGTGCAAACAGGTAACAGAAAAATGAAAAGATTACTGGGGGCTATTTTTGTTACATTCCTGGTCGGATGGTTTGGCGCCGGGTGCGCAAGTTATAATAAGCAAACCAAAAACATAAACCAAAGTTGGGAATCAGGCAATATTCAGTCTGCTGCCGCACAGGTTTCTGCTGAAGCAGAAAAACGTAAGGATACGAAAGACGCCGTAATATGGCGACTGGAACAAGGAGCCGTATTGCGGGCTGCCGGACAATTAGAGGAAAGTAATCATGCCTTTGATATGGCCGAAGAGATGATCAACCGGTTCGAAGAAAAGGCAAAGGTTAAAGTTTCCCATGAGACTTTGGCATCTGTTACTAATTTGACAACGTTACCTTACGAGGGTTTTGCCTATGATAAGATCATGATGAATACCTACAAGGCGTTGAACTATTTGGAATTGGGAGATTATGAAAAAGCCAGGGTAGAATTTAACCGTGCATACGAGCGCCAGGATGAGGCTGTTCAGGTAAATGCGGCGCGTATTGAAAAAGCACAGGAAGAAGGGAAGAGAAAAAACCTGTATGTCGATTTGGAAGACGTTCATAATGATGGGAGATTCAGGAATCAATTCGAGAACAATTATGCCAGCCTTGAACAGTTCAAAGCGTATGCGGACTATGTGAATCCATTGACCGTTTATCTGGATGCCCTGTTTTTCATGAATCAGGCAGCAGGATTTTCAGATTTAGAGAGATCGCGTAAGTCGTTCGAGCGGGTACTTGGTATGGTGAATGAGAGTAAGTTTATTCATCAGGATTTGGAAACCCTGCAGCAGGTAATAGAAGGGCATCCGATTCCAGCAACTACGTATGTCTTTTTTGAGACCGGTCTGGCGCCAGAACGCGAGCAAATCCGCATTGATCTCCCGCTTTTTATCGTTACCCCTCAGGTGCCTTATGTGGGCGCCGCCTTTCCGAAACTGAAGTACCGGAATAGCTATCTGTCAGGTCTTTACGTTTCCTCTGAAGAGATGACCGAGTCGACCCTGTTGTTATCAAACATGGATGCGGTCGTTACCCATGAATTTAAAAATGTGCTTCCCCTTATCATTACAAAGACACTTATTGCATCTGCACTAAAGGCGGGTGCTGCCTATGGGGCATATGCAGGCATGACGAATGGGGGAAGAAATAACCCTGAAGCCGGGTTGGCAGTATTGATTGCCGGAGCAATTACCCAGGTAGTCATGAATCAGGCGGATTTAAGGACGTGGACTACCTTGCCCAAGGAATTCCAGGTGTGCCGTTTCCCTACCCCAGCTAATCGAAAAATCGAATTATCAGCTCCGGATTGTGGACAAAAAGTACCGGTAATACTAGACGAAGGGGTTGTCAATGTCGTTTGGGTTAAATCGGTAAACCGAAACAGTCCATTGCTGGTAAAGCAATTTACTTTATTAAAGGACAATACAAAGAGAGATGTGCCTTTCGAGATTCCAGCGTCCAAAAGTATTCCTCTGGTAGAATCTTCCCGGCCTGAGCAGTCAACACAGAAAAGTGAACAGACAGATAAGGTAAATAAAAGTTAGCATAAAGAGAAAATATTTTAGTAAGGACATAACAATCAAAGTAAGGAATTGAATATGCAAAAAACGATATGGTTGCTGACAGGTCTCTTGATGAGTACGGCTATGGTATCCTCATCATGTACCACGGTTAATACCGTAGGAAGGGAAACCCCGGTTGGAACACGCCAGATGATCGCTGATAAACGGGTTATTACTGATGCTACGTTAAATAGAAAGGTTAGCATCGTTGGCCTGAACGAAAATACTACCAGTGGCGGATTTTTACAGGTGCAAATTGAGCTGCTTAACCAAAAGAATTCCCTGCAGGAATTCAGCTATCATTTTGAATGGTTTGATATGAATGGAATGCTCATCAACGCACCTGCTTCTGTGTGGATACCCCGGCATATTGAGGGGCGTGAGACCTTGACAATTACCGCAGTGGCTCCTACAACAACGGCTAAGGATTTTCGTGTAAAATTTATTGAGAATGTAAGATGATACACAAGAGAAAGGATGAATCATTCATGATGAAAAAGACTTCCCGCTTTTATCTTATACCGTTACTATCGTTGATAGTTATTGGCGGATGTGCAACACATACAAGGTATGTTGAACCTACTGGCCCGCGTACTTTGGTTACTTCTGAAATAAATATTCAGGATTTCTCTTACGCTGCCGAAGATATGGTTAAGTCGCTTCTGGTTTCGGGATCTTTAGACAAGACACCCGTGCAGCCTGCTGTTCTTGCAATTAGCAGGATTGTAAACAATACCACCCAGCAGATTGATACCGATATGCTGATAAAAAAGATTCGGGTTGCCCTCAATCAGAGCGGAAAGGTTTTAACCACTACAACGATGGGAATAGGCGGTATCGCTGAAGATCCTTTGGCTAAGGATATTCAGCAGGAAAAGGAGTTTTATGCAGATAAAAAAGAACCGCAGCCGCTGCCTGATTACACGCTTTCCGGTAAAATCATTGAGAAGCGTGATAGCCAAAACAATATTCGCCAGGTTGCATATATCTTTCAGTTATCGCTCACTGACGGCAGAGGTTTGGCTGTCTGGGAGGATGAGAAGCAAATTGCTAAACAAGGAAAACAAAGTCTCATAGGTTGGTAGTAAACTAACATAGTTTGTGGTGGCGGATTAAGCGATAGCGAATCCGCCTTTTCTGGAAATAGTATCGGTGGATTCGGCGTAAAAACCAACGCCTTGATCCACCCTGCTCATACCTTGATGTATAGGAATTTCAAGTGTGTTGCCACCCCCAGAATCCCCCTCACGGAGCGTATCCTTACCCACATCTTTAGAATACCATAAAGAGATGCCTCGCCGGAGGCGTCTCTCTGGAAATTTTTATTCTCTGTAAGCCTATTTCTGGGTGGCACTGACAAACTCTGTTTGTCAGTGTGATATATTCCCTATCCACGGGTGTATTCGAACAACACGGACAAAAGATCCCCGTTCAAGACATACGGAGACATGGTTTGTCGGTGCCACCCTGTTCTTCCTTCTCGTTCCAACGCTCTCAGACTGGGTCAAATGGACATTCTTTGTTCATATATAGAACTTATTAATTTATACACTACAATATAAATGGGCTTTGTTGCACAAAGCCGGATAAATATCTGATATACTAAGAGAATAAGGGAAAGAGTACCATAAATTATTTTGTAGGATAAGTATATCAGTATGAAGCAACAGAAACGGGACGTAAAGAAACTAGCAGGAACAGATAAAAGGCCGCTCCAAGAACAGAAAAAGAAGAAATCAAAGAAGGACTACCGGGTAAGAAACTGGTCAGAGTATACAGAGGCATTAAGACAAAGAGGGTCTCTTGATGTATGGATAGATGAGGGGGTACAAGAGAAATGGAATGCAGAGCCAACGGGCCAAAGAGGGTCTCCCCCTACGTATAGTGATCTGGCCATAACATCAACGCTTCAGTTGGGTATCGTATTTCATCAAAGACTTCGTCAAACAGAAGGATTAGTCAAATCACTGTTTCGGCTCATGAATATCCCTCTGAAGGTTCCTGATTATTCAACCCTGTCTCGAAGAGGTGAAACAGTGGGAATTTCTTTAGCGAAAGAGAAGAAAGAGAATCTGGTATTAGTCCTTGATAGCAGTGGGTTAAAGGTCTATGGGGAAGGGGAATGGAAGGTAAGACAGCATGGATATACCAAGAGAAGAACATGGAGAAAGATTCATTTGTCCATTACTCCTGATGGAGAGATAAGAGCACAAGAGCTTACCGAGAATAGTACTGGTGATTCAGAGGTAGTAGATAAGCTTCTAAGCCAGGAAGAGTCAAGGATTGATACCTTTGCCGGTGATGGCTCCTATGATAAGAGGAAGGTCTATGAGAGTTGTAAGAGAAGAGGGATTCTCAGAATACTTATTCCTCCGAGGAAGGATGCAAAGATATGGCAGCATGGCAACTGCAGTACAGAGCCACATGTCCGAGATGAGACGATAAGGCATATCAGAAGAACTTCCCTAAGACAGTGGAAAGAGCGTGTTGGTTACCACGTCCGCTCTCTGGTTGAGAATGCGATATTTCGATTCAAAACCATCTTTGGCGATAGGCTTTATGCCAGAAATCTTGCTCAACAAAGAACAGAAGTAGGTATCAAGGCATCTTTTTTAAACCGTATGATGAAATTAGGAATGCCGGAAAGTTATGCGATCTCATAAATTGCATACTACAGGGAAAAACTGCTTTTTTATCGGATTTGTGCAACAAAGCCATATAAATGTATAGGAATTTCAATCCCGTAGGGTAACCCTTTAGGGTTGTTCTTACCCAGGTATACCCCAGCGGGGAAGCAAGGCTAAAGCCTTGCCCTACATCTTGCATAAAGATAAAATTCGCCGAAGACCTGGTTTAGGTATATACTGTGTTTTCTTAATGAGGAGTTTCTTTTGTTATACCTTCTAATTCTTCCAGCTTTCCTTCAGCAATCTCTTCTTCCAGTCTTACCACTTCCCGGAAAGCGATACCTTCTCTCCAGAGAAAAAGAAAACCCAAAACTATGGAAGGCAGAACACTGATGGCCCACAAGATAATAGCATAGCTTTGAGCTGCTGTCGCCTGTATCCCAAAAAT
The genomic region above belongs to Candidatus Jettenia caeni and contains:
- a CDS encoding transposase, whose amino-acid sequence is MKQQKRDVKKLAGTDKRPLQEQKKKKSKKDYRVRNWSEYTEALRQRGSLDVWIDEGVQEKWNAEPTGQRGSPPTYSDLAITSTLQLGIVFHQRLRQTEGLVKSLFRLMNIPLKVPDYSTLSRRGETVGISLAKEKKENLVLVLDSSGLKVYGEGEWKVRQHGYTKRRTWRKIHLSITPDGEIRAQELTENSTGDSEVVDKLLSQEESRIDTFAGDGSYDKRKVYESCKRRGILRILIPPRKDAKIWQHGNCSTEPHVRDETIRHIRRTSLRQWKERVGYHVRSLVENAIFRFKTIFGDRLYARNLAQQRTEVGIKASFLNRMMKLGMPESYAIS